A window of the Gossypium hirsutum isolate 1008001.06 chromosome A05, Gossypium_hirsutum_v2.1, whole genome shotgun sequence genome harbors these coding sequences:
- the LOC107904421 gene encoding E3 ubiquitin-protein ligase DIS1, with translation MASVNPFFDDLQSKPEVIDPPQNEDIMDCEAVNDPTQAAIKPNVTVSSSVRELLECPVCLNAMYPPIHQCSNGHTLCSGCKPRVHNRCPTCRHELGNIRCLALEKVAASLELPCKYQSFGCIGIYPYYSKLKHESQCSYRPYSCPYAGSECTVIGDIPYLVAHLKDDHKVDMHNGSTFNHRYVKSNPHEVENATWMLTVFSCFGQYFCLHFEAFQLGISPVYIAFLRFMGDDNEAKNYSYSLEVGGNGRKMIWQGVPRSIRDSHRKVRDSFDGLIIQRNMALFFSGGDRKELKLRVTGRIWKEQ, from the exons ATGGCATCTGTGAATCCATTTTTTGACGACTTGCAAAGTAAGCCTGAGGTTATTGATCCTCCACAAAATGAAGACATTATGGATTGCGAAGCCGTTAATGATCCTACTCAAGCTGCTATTAAACCTAATGTGACTGTGTCTAGCAGCGTTCGTGAGCTGCTGGAGTGCCCTGTTTGCTTAAATGCAATGTACCCGCCAATTCATCAG TGTTCAAATGGACACACATTGTGTTCTGGTTGCAAGCCAAGGGTGCACAACCGGTGCCCCACATGCAGGCATGAACTTGGTAATATTAGGTGTCTTGCGTTGGAGAAGGTTGCTGCATCTCTTGAGCTTCCCTGCAAATACCAGAGTTTTGGGTGCATAGGCATCTATCCGTATTACAGTAAGCTAAAACATGAGTCCCAATGTTCTTATAGGCCATATAGCTGCCCCTATGCTGGGTCAGAATGCACTGTCATAGGTGATATTCCTTATCTTGTGGCCCATCTGAAAGATGATCACAAAGTTGACATGCACAATGGGAGCACTTTCAATCACCGTTATGTCAAATCAAACCCGCATGAAGTTGAGAATGCTACATGGATGCTAACG GTTTTCAGTTGCTTTGGTCAGTACTTTTGCCTACATTTTGAAGCCTTCCAGCTCGGAATCTCTCCCGTCTACATTGCATTCTTGCGGTTTATGGGTGACGATAACGAGGCAAAGAACTATAGCTACAGCCTCGAAGTGGGTGGGAATGGGAGAAAGATGATTTGGCAAGGGGTGCCAAGAAGCATAAGGGATAGTCATAGAAAGGTGCGTGACAGTTTCGATGGTCTCATAATACAACGCAACATGGCTCTGTTCTTCTCTGGGGGAGACCGGAAAGAATTGAAGCTTAGAGTGACAGGAAGGATATGGAAAGAGCAGTGA
- the LOC107902517 gene encoding receptor-like protein EIX2 → MSSRRLFQLLVLFLGLFLRIKFANGFNLSAREDRILCKDKERQALLALKQSLVDDHGLLSSWGIRDCCQWKGVGCNQRTKLDLRSSFSDEPLRGTINPSLLQLQHLNFLYLSDNDFGSSQFPDFNGSLSRLSSNHVGENSWLKLVNKLPLHLENLQLRSCGLHGTILSQPLNGSFASPIRVINLSRKRLSSSSALKWLTNISSNLAELNLEYNNLIQASIPGIFRNMASLQHLYLTDNQLGDGIQGFIGNICTLKTLDPSRNNLTGLFPRLPPCIESSLEIFNLDWNSLQEGFSLASSNCSKLVFLVLDGNQLTGPLPNFCNNAFMSLEELDISHNRFNGTVTESLGCLSRLKHLLASRNSMGGIISKTLFENLTELLSLDLSLNHLTLNFRSDWVAPFRLRHLSLSFCKVGPYFPKWLQAQNDLQHLDISGAGISDTIPAWLWDTSPYLYFLNLSNNQMSGILSDLLSPNTLFITEMDLSSNMSDGPLPLLPYINVLNLVKNRFTGSLDPVCKITSKYLTFLEVSGNLLSGELSECLFQLLVLNLDNNNFSGEIPTSLGSLFSLKALNLHNNSFSGEIPLSLKDCSNLNLFGPKHLQANDFNGRIPANFCRLAHMQILDQSQNSISGTIPSCLNNLTAMAQKRVYTYGGGRIFEVIDLSSNKLTGEIPNEITSLFELVAPNLSRNGLTGLIPHNINQLKQLESLDLSENHLSGRIPVTMADLTFLSYLDLSYNNLSGRIPSSTKLQTFDASAFVGNRALCGSQITVQCTEDDTNLIKPDHNKLGNGDEFRNWFYAGMGVGFWMGFWGVFTALL, encoded by the exons ATGAGTTCCAGAAGGTTGTTTCAGCTTCTAGTCTTGTTTCTTGGGCTATTCTTGCGCATCAAATTTGCTAATGGCTTTAACCTAAGTGCACGAGAAGATAGAATCCTATGCAAAGACAAGGAGAGACAAGCTCTACTGGCGTTGAAGCAAAGCCTGGTCGATGATCATGGACTACTTTCTTCTTGGGGAATTCGTGATTGTTGTCAGTGGAAAGGTGTCGGATGCAACCAGCGAACCAAGCTTGATCTTCGTTCTTCCTTTAGTGATGAACCGCTGAGAGGTACCATTAATCCTTCACTGCTTCAACTTCAGCATTTGAATTTTCTATATCTCAGTGATAATGATTTTGGGAGCAGTCAGTTTCCGGATTTCAATGGTTCCTTGAGCAGATTAAG TTCCAACCATGTTGGAGAAAACAGTTGGCTGAAATTAGTGAATAAGCTCCCTCTTCATCTAGAGAATTTGCAGTTGAGGTCGTGTGGCCTTCATGGTACAATATTGTCCCAACCTCTAAATGGTTCTTTTGCATCTCCTATTAGAGTCATTAATCTCTCCAGAAAGAGGCTTTCTTCTTCTTCTGCATTGAAATGGTTGACCAATATAAGTAGCAACCTTGCTGAACTTAACCTTGAATATAATAACTTGATCCAAGCCTCAATTCCAGGGATTTTCAGGAACATGGCTTCCCTTCAACATCTTTATCTCACGGACAATCAACTTGGAGATGGGATTCAAGGATTTATTGGGAACATATGTACTTTAAAAACATTGGACCCTTCCCGTAACAACTTGACTGGCTTGTTTCCCCGGTTGCCTCCGTGCATAGAGAGTTCATTGGAGATTTTCAACTTGGATTGGAACAGCCTTCAAG AAGGCTTTAGTCTAGCTTCTTCCAACTGTTCCAAGCTTGTTTTCTTGGTCCTGGATGGCAACCAACTCACTGGTCCATTACCCAATTTCTGTAATAATGCTTTCATGTCTTTGGAAGAGTTGGATATCAGTCACAACAGGTTCAACGGGACAGTGACTGAAAGTTTGGGGTGCCTGTCTAGGCTTAAGCATTTGCTTGCTTCTCGGAATTCCATGGGAGGTATCATATCTAAAACCCTTTTTGAAAATCTCACCGAATTGCTGTCACTCGACTTATCTTTGAACCATTTAACTCTAAATTTCAGAAGTGACTGGGTTGCCCCTTTTCGGTTGAGACATCTTTCTCTATCGTTTTGCAAAGTGGGGCCATACTTCCCAAAATGGCTTCAAGCTCAAAATGATTTACAGCATCTAGATATCTCTGGTGCTGGAATTTCAGACACCATACCTGCTTGGTTATGGGACACATCTCCGTACTTGTATTTCTTGAATCTTTCTAATAACCAGATGAGTGGCATTCTGTCAGACCTATTATCACCCAACACTCTGTTCATCACTGAAATGGACTTGAGTTCTAACATGTCTGATGGTCCGTTGCCACTCTTACCTTATATTAATGTGTTGAATCTTGTCAAAAATAGGTTCACCGGATCGCTCGATCCTGTTTGTAAGATCACGAGTAAGTATTTGACTTTTCTTGAGGTTTCTGGCAACCTTTTGTCTGGAGAGCTTTCTGAGTGCTTGTTTCAACTTCTAGTTCTGAATTTAGATAATAACAACTTCTCAGGGGAAATTCCGACATCTTTGGGATCACTGTTTTCACTTAAAGCTCTTAATTTACACAATAACAGTTTCTCTGGAGAGATACCTctatctttgaaggattgcagtAACTTAAATCTTTTTGGACCTAAGCA CCTACAAGCTAACGACTTCAATGGAAGGATACCTGCCAACTTTTGCCGGCTGGCACACATGCAGATCTTGGACCAATCTCAAAACAGTATCTCTGGAACAATACCATCATGCCTAAACAATCTTACCGCCATGGCTCAAAAACGAGTTTATACCTATGGTGGTGGTCGGATTTTCGA AGTCATTGATCTTTCAAGCAACAAATTAACTGGAGAGATTCCCAATGAGATAACAAGTCTGTTTGAACTGGTTGCACCCAACTTGTCTAGAAATGGTTTGACTGGTTTGATCCCTCACAACATCAATCAGTTGAAACAATTAGAGTCACTTGATTTGTCAGAAAACCATTTGTCAGGTAGAATCCCGGTCACCATGGCTGATCTAACTTTCTTGAGTTACTTGGACTTGTCGTATAATAACTTGTCAGGAAGAATCCCATCAAGCACTAAACTCCAGACTTTTGATGCTTCAGCATTTGTGGGTAATCGGGCACTTTGCGGGTCTCAAATTACGGTGCAATGCACAGAAGATGATACGAATTTGATCAAACCAGATCATAATAAACTTGGAAATGGAGATGAATTCAGGAATTGGTTTTATGCAGGAATGGGAGTTGGATTCTGGATGGGGTTCTGGGGAGTTTTTACTGCTTTACTGTAG